Below is a window of Acidimicrobiia bacterium DNA.
CAAAGGTATGTATACATAATCTCTTAGCCATCTAGATAGAGTCATGTGCCATCTCGACCAAAAATCTCTTATCGATGTTGCGCAATATGGTTTATTGAAGTTTTGTGGAAATCTAAATCCTAAAAGTAGCGCAATGCCAATTGCAATATCTGTATATCCAGAGAAATCACAGTATATTTGTGCAGCATATGCATATATTCCAGAGATCGCATCAATCGAAGTAGCTTTACCAGGACTACCAAATACGGGACGCACGATATTTGTGTATAAATAATCTGCAATGATCATTTTTTTGAAAAGTCCTCTAGTTATTAACGATAAAGCTTTTGTTGCATCAACTTTTGTTGGATCAATATGGCCATTCATTTGGGGAACAAATTCCATTGGTCGTACTATTGGCCCCGCAACGAGATGTGGAAAAAAAGATAAATATACTGCTAAATCCAAGAAAGAAATCTTTCTAATGGTTCCTCTATAACAGTCAACTAGATATGATATTGCTTGAAACGTAAAAAACGAAATTGCAATAGGTATCACTAATGCAGTTAGCTTAGGAAAACCTAAAGTGTCGCCAAAGATCTTGTTCAGGCTATCAATTGCAAAATTTCTATACTTGTAGTATCCGAGCATTGAAACATTGGTTGTTATTGCAAAGATTAAAACCAGTTTCTTAGATTTTGTCGTCTTTATCCTACTCATAGCTTCGCCTACAAGGAAATTAAAGCCAGTTGAGGAAAAAAGAACTACGCAAGGTAAAGGGATCTTCAATGAAAAAATATTGGATGTTGGCTGGTTAAAGCCTAAAAATATATAACTAGCGCATAATATAAAAATTTTCCAGACTACTCGCTGTTTCCAATCCCTCCGATTTTGGGTAAGGGGCAATAATATCCAAGATATTGGCAAAACAATCATTAAGAAATATACGAATGTCATCGTTGGAAAAAGCACCTATAAATCATCTCACAAAATGATGCTCAGTATCGGTTTCGAGTGTCACACAATAGGCAATTTATTTTGTGTAGCCTATAAGACTTATGCCAATATCTAGAAATTCAAATGACTTTAACGACTTTTCAGATTGGGAATCTTTTACAGGTGATGATGAGATATATATGGGAGTTGAAACTGATCTATTAGATGACTGGGAAGACGATGGTGCAATTGCACAGGTTCGTGAAACACCAATAGAAAAACCAGTTAGTGTTACCAGTAAAAAGGTAACTCCAAAATTGTCAAATAAAAAGATAGTTAAAAAGCCGCCCGTCAAAAAAGCTGCTAAACCAAAAAACACTGTATCAACTGAAGATGCGGAAGTATTTTCTATGATAGATCACACAAATGCAAAGAGTAAGTCTGATTTAACGTTGATAAGTGGGCCATCAGAAGAAGAACTTTTGGAAATTGAAAGCATTGGTGTAGAATTATATATAGATAATGTGCTTTTAGAAGAAAATGTATCAAACATGGATGTTAAACCAGTGAATAATAAAAAAATGCCGGAAAATGATGAAGATTTTGGTGAGGCTTTACTTCAAGATGAAGATGACATTAAAGCTAAAATTATCGCATTTGAAGAAATTGAAATGCAAAATGAACTCGAAGTATTACATAGTGAAGTCAATATGATTGAATTAGATGATATAGAAAACGATCCTGATATTGACTTAAATGTTACTCCTGTTTTCTCAGGCTTGGGTTGCGCGCTCGTCACTCTTTTTGACGAAGATTGCGAAGTTGAATATAAATTAACAGCAAGACTTGCCAAACGACTTGTAACATCAAATACTAGTGCGATTTTTGTTGTTACTCATGAAGGAGAAGGGGCAACCCTTAAGGACTCTGAAAAAATTAAACTTGTAAGTGAAGTAAAGAAATCTGTTGGCAATAATGCGAAAGTAATAGCAGATGTTTCTAGCCCTTCAATTCGTCAAAGTCTTGAACTATCTAATCAATTT
It encodes the following:
- a CDS encoding MBOAT family protein, translated to MSRIKTTKSKKLVLIFAITTNVSMLGYYKYRNFAIDSLNKIFGDTLGFPKLTALVIPIAISFFTFQAISYLVDCYRGTIRKISFLDLAVYLSFFPHLVAGPIVRPMEFVPQMNGHIDPTKVDATKALSLITRGLFKKMIIADYLYTNIVRPVFGSPGKATSIDAISGIYAYAAQIYCDFSGYTDIAIGIALLLGFRFPQNFNKPYCATSIRDFWSRWHMTLSRWLRDYVYIPLGGNKKSFLGNRFIWLNVVITFLVGGLWHGSNLTFVVWGLYHGLLLSIERPLRKYLVRNNIEIPKFLKQVITFHLVTFGWILFNSETFDKAKILTSRIFTDFSFSESKLTLAIFILIIAGIGLQFIRESFSSRLLEMLSAKPIFVQALFYGTCLFLLSTFSDNVSAFLYGFF
- a CDS encoding dihydrodipicolinate synthase family protein, coding for MPISRNSNDFNDFSDWESFTGDDEIYMGVETDLLDDWEDDGAIAQVRETPIEKPVSVTSKKVTPKLSNKKIVKKPPVKKAAKPKNTVSTEDAEVFSMIDHTNAKSKSDLTLISGPSEEELLEIESIGVELYIDNVLLEENVSNMDVKPVNNKKMPENDEDFGEALLQDEDDIKAKIIAFEEIEMQNELEVLHSEVNMIELDDIENDPDIDLNVTPVFSGLGCALVTLFDEDCEVEYKLTARLAKRLVTSNTSAIFVVTHEGEGATLKDSEKIKLVSEVKKSVGNNAKVIADVSSPSIRQSLELSNQFVGLGIDALLIEISPDTKDAYLLVESIHNAAYETPILIRLSGEAKDLPISPEFLYDLPIDGIIDATGDASFLLHLTSTYTGPVYIGSTSLILMGHSLGVLGVVLPSIVCDEMLVKQAFEGNVDAQHELAMIERDYSTSEIEQIKIGLENAFLSSSTMRN